Proteins co-encoded in one Anolis carolinensis isolate JA03-04 unplaced genomic scaffold, rAnoCar3.1.pri scaffold_9, whole genome shotgun sequence genomic window:
- the lcat gene encoding phosphatidylcholine-sterol acyltransferase, translating to MGRHWGPWGAAPIVLLLVGVSCLHPAAGFWLFNVLFPPNATPEAKLANHTPPVILVPGCLGNQLEAKLDKPDVVNWMCYRKTDDYFTIWLNLNMFLPVGVDCWIDNTRVVYNRTTRRVSNAPGVHIRVPGFGKTSSVEYLDKSKLAGYLHTLVQHLVNNGYVRDQTVRAAPYDWRIGPNQQDDYYRSLKALVEEMQAAYQKRVFLVGHSMGNLHILHFLLRQNQAWKDRFIGGFISLGAPWGGAVKTMRVLASGDNQGIPLVSSIKLREEQRMSTSSPWMFPTDLAWPRDHVFVATPERNYTWRDFRRFFEDVHFEEGWFMWEDVQSLLEGLPPPRVPIYCLYGTGLPTPEAYEYDAGFPFEDPVGVLYGDGDDTVSTRSTSLCRKWQGVQDQPVEVVELPRVDHLNMVFDNLTLHHVNRILFGEEGGPRETFP from the exons ATGGGGAGGCACTGGGGTCCCTGGGGGGCTGCTCCCATTGTCCTGCTGCTTGTGGGGGTCTCCTGCCTCCATCCTGCGGCCGGTTTCTGGCTCTTCAACGTCCTCTTCCCACCCAATGCCACTCCAGAGGCCAAGCTGGCCAACCACACACCACCGGTCATCCTGG TCCCGGGGTGCCTGGGGAACCAGCTGGAGGCCAAGCTGGACAAGCCGGACGTGGTCAACTGGATGTGCTACCGCAAGACGGACGACTACTTCACCATCTGGCTGAACCTGAACATGTTCCTGCCCGTCGGGGTGGACTGCTGGATTGACAACACCAG GGTGGTGTACAACCGGACTACGCGGAGGGTGTCTAACGCACCCGGGGTGCACATCCGTGTCCCCGGCTTCGGCAAGACTTCCTCGGTGGAGTACCTGGACAAGAGCAAACTGGCTG GGTACCTCCACACCTTGGTGCAACACCTGGTGAACAACGGCTATGTGCGAGACCAGACTGTGCGGGCGGCTCCTTACGACTGGAGGATCGGGCCCA ACCAGCAGGACGACTACTACCGGTCCCTGAAGGCGCTGGTGGAGGAGATGCAGGCGGCCTACCAGAAGCGGGTCTTCCTCGTGGGGCACAGCATGGGCAACCTCCACATCCTCCACTTCCTGCTCCGGCAGAACCAGGCCTGGAAGGACCGCTTCATCGGGGGCTTCATCTCCCTGGGGGCCCCCTGGGGAGGGGCCGTCAAGACCATGCGGGTCCTGGCCTCAG gTGACAACCAAGGCATCCCGCTGGTGTCGAGCATCAAGCTCCGAGAGGAGCAGCGCATGTCCACCAGCAGCCCCTGGATGTTCCCCACGGATCTGGCCTGGCCCCGGGACCACGTCTTCGTGGCCACGCCGGAGCGCAACTACACCTGGAGGGACTTCCGTCGCTTCTTTGAGGACGTGCACTTTGAGGAGGGCTGGTTCATGTGGGAGGATGTGCAGAGCCTGCTGGAAGGGCTGCCGCCGCCCCGTGTCCCTATCTACTGCCTCTACGGCACCGGGCTGCCCACGCCCGAGGCCTACGAGTACGACGCCGGCTTCCCGTTCGAGGACCCCGTAGGAGTGCTCTACGGCGACGGCGACGACACCGTCAGCACCCGCAGCACATCTCTCTGCCGGAAGTGGCAGGGTGTCCAGGACCAGCCCGTGGAGGTGGTGGAGCTGCCGCGCGTCGACCACCTCAACATGGTCTTTGACAACCTCACCCTCCACCACGTCAACCGCATCCTGTTCGGCGAAGAAGGAGGCCCCAGAGAGACCTTTCCCTGA